One Hippoglossus stenolepis isolate QCI-W04-F060 chromosome 22, HSTE1.2, whole genome shotgun sequence DNA segment encodes these proteins:
- the ptprr gene encoding receptor-type tyrosine-protein phosphatase R encodes MLVVLVLMWTQLLLAESSSGDHELRLLPSRRSLHLPPRLLPQHHLSDQHHDVDESRYLHLHHHPLHHRFHHHLAKVMPPALLESRFRQQPGGQRAVNLLARPHHEVQPEHAAISARHLVTVYLAVDVRRLNVSLLRWFREGVAAALGVPAGRVHINRLNEEKNGIELFVSSDRLGISEPRPAEEVIQSLNVRILHRHLGHFGITEVSTEKNVLQGEQRDQVWTREGFYTVVLFFTIFVIVITCLMVLYRLKEKVQVSDTELKAPPPDRHLTLTISPDSAHRSKGTKVVTSGSMVQAELPPAAATPIPQQQPITACRRLAPPVVPGPSPAPAPVVISSVASATANNELKPCPSPFRMKPAAGLQERRGSNVSLVLDMTSLGSVEPLSVSVVTPRESAAREYLTSASRPLTRPRLRDLINNTDKLHAEFTEIPMNFTDPKELDIPNHGTKSRYKTILPNPHSRVILKSKSCNDLLSSYINANYIRGYLGDEKAYIATQGPMVNTVNDFWQMAWQEESPVIVMITKLKEKNEKCVLYWPEKRGIYGKVEVLVNSIRECEHYTTRSLTLKCGNQTRVLQHYWYTSWPDHKTPDSAMPLLQLMSDVETDRRTAAAMGPVIVHCSAGIGRTGCFIATTIGCRQLQLEGAVDVLSITCQLRADRGGMIQTAEQYEFVHHALILYEARLSTETGQ; translated from the exons aaTCGTCCTCTGGTGACCACGAGCTCCGACTCCTCCCCTCTCGCCGCTCCCTTCACCTCCCCCCGCGTCTCCTCCCTCAGCACCACTTGAGTGATCAGCATCACGATGTGGACGAGTCCCGCTacctccatcttcatcatcatcccctTCATCATCGTTTTCACCACCATTTGGCCAAAGTGATGCCGCCCGCCCTCCTGGAGTCTCGCTTCCGCCAGCAGCCCGGCGGTCAGCGAGCCGTCAACCTGCTGGCACGGCCACATCACGAGGTGCAGCCGGAGCACGCCGCCATCTCTGCACGGCATCTGGTTACCGTG taCCTGGCCGTGGACGTGCGGAGGCTGAACGTCAGTCTTCTTCGTTGGTTTCGAGAAGGTGTAGCGGCAGCGCTTGGTGTTCCTGCAGGACGCGTTCACATCAACCGGCTGAAT gaggagaagaatggCATCGAGCTCTTCGTGTCCTCTGATAGGCTGGGGATCTCCGAGCCCCGCCCTGCCGAAGAGGTCATCCAATCACTGAACGTCCGGATCCTCCATCGCCACCTGGGACACTTCGGCATCACCGAGGTCTCGACTGAG aaaAACGTCCTGCAGGGGGAGCAGAGGGACCAGGTGTGGACCAGAGAAGGTTTTTACACTGTCGTCCTCTTCTTCACCATCTTCGTCATCGTCATCACCTGCTTGATG GTTTTGTATCGACTCAAAGAAAAGGTTCAGGTTTCTGACACGGAACTGAAAGCTCCGCCCCCTGATCGCCACCTGACACTCACTATCTCTCCTGACTCCGCCCACAGGTCAAAGGGCACAAAG GTCGTCACATCAGGAAGCATGGTCCAAGCTGAGCTCCCTCCAGCTGCCGCCACGCCCATTCcccagcagcagccaatcacagcctgCCGCCGCCTCGCTCCCCCTGTCGTCCCTGGGCCCAG TCCCGCCCCAGCCCCTGTCGTCATCAGCAGCGTAGCCTCGGCAACGGCCAATAACGAGCTAAAGCCCTGCCCCTCCCCCTTCAGGATgaaacctgctgcaggacttcAAGAGAG ACGTGGTTCCAACGTGTCTCTGGTGTTGGACATGACGTCTCTCGGCTCTGTGGAGCCCCTCAGTGTTTCGGTGGTGACCCCCAGAGAGTCGGCAGCGAGGGAGTACCTGACGTCCGCCAGCCGGCCGCTGACGAGGCCGCGGCTCCGAGACCTCATCAACAACACGGATAAGCTGCACGCCGAGTTCACT GAAATTCCCATGAACTTCACTGACCCCAAGGAGCTGGACATTCCAAACCACGGCACCAAGAGCAGATACAAGACCATACTACCCA ATCCTCATTCCAGGGTGATCCTGAAGTCCAAGAGCTGCAACGACCTGCTGAGCTCCTACATTAACGCCAATTACATACGA GGTTACCTAGGCGACGAGAAGGCGTACATCGCCACTCAGGGTCCCATGGTGAACACGGTAAACGACTTCTGGCAGATGGCGTGGCAGGAGGAGTCGCCCGTCATCGTAATGATCACCAAACTGAAGGAGAAGAACGAG AAGTGTGTTCTCTATTGGCCGGAGAAGAGGGGGATCTACGGGAAGGTTGAAGTGTTGGTGAACAGCATCAGAGAGTGTGAACACTACACCACTCGCAGCCTCACACTCAAG tgtggGAATCAAACTCGCGTGCTGCAGCATTACTGGTACACATCATGGCCCGACCACAAAACCCCTGATTCAGCAATGCCGCTGCTGCAGTTAATGTCTGATGTAGAGACGGATCGACGGACGGCCGCCGCCATGGGACCAGTTATCGTCCACTGCAG TGCTGGGATTGGCCGGACAGGTTGTTTCATTGCTACGACAATCGGCTGTCGACAGCTGCAGTTGGAGGGAGCGGTGGATGTGCTGAGCATCACCTGCCAGCTGCGAGCCGACAG AGGTGGTATGATCCAGACAGCTGAGCAGTACGAGTTTGTCCATCACGCTCTGATCCTGTACGAGGCCCGCCTCTCCACAGAAACGGGCCAATGA